From Candidatus Palauibacter soopunensis, one genomic window encodes:
- a CDS encoding peptidyl-alpha-hydroxyglycine alpha-amidating lyase family protein — protein MKNLRVTGLAHLTALGAAFLGIAACGAEDAAEDEMMDPTAVTDPAAAGLPNPTPNVIKDWAQLPDGREWGSTAGVDIDPIDGHIWAYDRCGGIALAGGCAENLVDPVVKFHRETGEVLASFGAGLFVLPHGIHVDDDGNVWITDSMGTLDKGHTVVKFSPEGEVLMTLGVPGRVGTEPGYFNQPCDVITAPDGSIFVSDGHSGQNANPPPGATGRIIKFSPEGDYIMEWGVIGDGPGEFRTPHALEFDSQGRLFVADRGNHRIQIFDQEGNLLDTHYQYGRVSGLFIDDEDNVYAIDSESNPNTHSDWLTGVRIGHAAEDVVTAFIPPHESEDPQGEAGEGVAVDADGNVYAAEGPNSRAAAEGGLTKYTRN, from the coding sequence ATGAAAAACCTGCGCGTAACCGGACTGGCACACCTCACCGCACTGGGGGCCGCATTCCTCGGCATCGCGGCCTGCGGCGCGGAGGACGCCGCGGAAGACGAGATGATGGATCCGACCGCGGTCACGGATCCGGCGGCCGCGGGTCTCCCGAACCCCACGCCCAATGTCATCAAGGACTGGGCCCAGCTTCCGGACGGGCGCGAATGGGGCTCCACGGCGGGCGTCGATATCGATCCCATCGACGGTCACATCTGGGCCTACGACCGCTGCGGCGGGATCGCGCTCGCGGGGGGGTGCGCGGAGAACCTCGTCGACCCCGTCGTCAAGTTCCACCGCGAGACGGGCGAGGTCCTCGCCAGCTTCGGGGCCGGCCTGTTCGTGCTGCCGCACGGCATCCACGTGGACGACGACGGCAACGTGTGGATCACCGACTCCATGGGCACGCTCGACAAGGGGCACACGGTGGTGAAGTTCTCGCCCGAGGGGGAGGTGCTGATGACGCTCGGCGTGCCGGGCCGCGTGGGCACCGAGCCGGGCTATTTCAACCAGCCGTGCGACGTGATCACCGCCCCCGACGGCTCGATCTTCGTGTCGGACGGTCACAGCGGGCAGAACGCGAACCCGCCGCCGGGAGCCACCGGCCGCATCATCAAGTTCTCGCCCGAGGGCGACTACATCATGGAGTGGGGCGTGATCGGAGACGGACCGGGCGAATTCCGGACGCCGCACGCGCTGGAGTTTGATTCGCAGGGGCGGCTGTTCGTAGCGGATCGCGGGAACCACCGCATCCAGATCTTCGACCAGGAAGGGAACCTGCTCGATACCCATTACCAGTACGGCCGGGTGAGCGGACTGTTCATCGATGACGAGGACAACGTGTACGCGATCGACTCGGAGTCGAACCCCAACACGCACTCCGACTGGCTGACCGGTGTCCGGATCGGGCACGCGGCGGAGGACGTGGTCACGGCCTTCATCCCGCCGCACGAGTCCGAGGATCCGCAGGGCGAGGCCGGCGAGGGGGTTGCGGTCGACGCGGACGGGAACGTTTATGCCGCGGAGGGACCGAACTCGCGGGCCGCCGCCGAGGGCGGGCTCACAAAGTACACGCGCAATTGA
- a CDS encoding DUF6152 family protein, with product MKKLPLYLVAGGVALAAAAPLIAHHAFGAEFDRNAPIRLRGAVVRLEWVNPHTWIHLEVETDAGSEVWMVEGGTPNTLLRRGLQRDCLAPGTELIVDGYQAKDHSLQRANGRDVTFTDGSKFFMGSSGAGAPPGGAPRPNDPAYDANPCQPPPGWEGEVVEVTSHSILEEHD from the coding sequence ATGAAGAAGCTGCCTCTGTACCTCGTGGCGGGCGGGGTCGCGCTGGCCGCCGCTGCGCCGCTGATCGCGCACCACGCCTTCGGCGCGGAATTCGACCGGAACGCCCCCATCCGGCTCAGGGGCGCCGTCGTGCGGCTCGAATGGGTGAACCCGCACACGTGGATCCACCTCGAGGTCGAGACCGATGCGGGATCCGAGGTCTGGATGGTCGAGGGCGGGACGCCGAACACGCTCCTGCGCCGCGGCCTCCAGCGGGACTGCCTCGCGCCCGGCACCGAACTCATCGTGGACGGCTACCAGGCCAAGGACCACTCGCTCCAGCGGGCCAACGGCCGCGACGTGACGTTCACCGACGGCAGCAAGTTCTTCATGGGCTCATCCGGCGCCGGCGCCCCTCCCGGCGGCGCGCCGCGACCCAACGATCCCGCCTACGATGCGAACCCCTGCCAGCCGCCGCCGGGCTGGGAAGGCGAGGTCGTGGAGGTCACGAGCCACAGCATCCTCGAGGAGCACGACTAG
- a CDS encoding DUF6644 family protein has translation MGGRQFAPEAWLPFFERLENTGLGTAVRESIWAFPIIEAVHLLGLGLLGGAVLLADLRLLGTGLTRQPVANVVRHAHPWLVAGVALMFLTGIPLFLSEAVKCYYNTSFWVKMISLPFALAFTFGARRWVVAAAPSRANWRTRLIAAISLGLWFTVAAAGRWIGFSA, from the coding sequence ATGGGCGGGCGTCAGTTCGCGCCGGAAGCGTGGCTTCCCTTCTTCGAGCGGCTCGAGAACACGGGCCTCGGGACGGCCGTGCGCGAATCGATCTGGGCCTTCCCCATCATCGAGGCGGTCCACCTGCTGGGACTCGGGCTCCTGGGCGGGGCGGTGCTGCTCGCCGACCTCCGGCTCCTGGGGACGGGGCTCACGCGGCAGCCGGTCGCGAACGTCGTGCGGCACGCCCACCCGTGGCTCGTGGCGGGGGTGGCGCTGATGTTCCTGACCGGCATCCCGCTGTTCCTCTCGGAAGCCGTCAAGTGCTACTACAACACGTCCTTCTGGGTGAAGATGATCTCGCTCCCGTTCGCGCTCGCGTTCACCTTCGGGGCCCGGAGGTGGGTAGTGGCCGCCGCCCCGAGTCGCGCGAACTGGCGCACGCGGCTCATCGCCGCGATCTCGCTGGGGTTGTGGTTCACGGTGGCCGCGGCCGGACGCTGGATCGGCTTCTCCGCCTGA
- a CDS encoding DUF6644 family protein — MERFLEWLGSTPWSIALLESTLAWPLIESSHVLAVALFFGTVMMNDLRLLGWTMRRVPVSEVTGRLLPWTRIGFTVMVVTGVLIFYSNPVRYYHNVFFRLKVILFVVAGLNAFLFHRGIHRRVMEWERLPVLPGRARAAGAISLAAWALIIVAGRLIAYNWFDCDIPGQPGWVNWAAGCHVAGD, encoded by the coding sequence ATGGAACGCTTCCTCGAGTGGTTGGGGAGCACCCCCTGGAGCATCGCCCTGCTGGAGTCCACGCTGGCGTGGCCGCTGATCGAATCCTCCCACGTCCTGGCCGTGGCCCTCTTCTTCGGCACCGTGATGATGAACGACCTCCGGCTGCTGGGCTGGACGATGCGGCGCGTGCCCGTCTCCGAAGTCACCGGCCGGCTCCTCCCCTGGACCCGGATCGGATTCACGGTCATGGTCGTCACCGGGGTTCTCATCTTCTACTCGAACCCGGTCCGCTACTACCACAACGTCTTCTTCCGGCTGAAGGTGATCCTGTTCGTGGTGGCGGGCCTCAACGCCTTCCTGTTTCACCGGGGGATCCACCGCCGCGTGATGGAGTGGGAACGACTGCCCGTCCTTCCGGGACGGGCCCGGGCGGCGGGCGCCATCTCGCTCGCGGCGTGGGCGCTCATCATCGTGGCGGGCCGTCTCATCGCCTACAACTGGTTCGACTGTGACATCCCGGGACAGCCGGGCTGGGTGAACTGGGCGGCGGGCTGCCACGTGGCGGGGGACTGA
- a CDS encoding alpha/beta hydrolase, producing MPIARRLLAAATVLAAAGPLSAQTEPPAEPPADWEATAIDYSNVPYPHPVSYLDVEVYGNDYRLAYMDVAPAGAPNGQTVVLFHGMNFFAGGFRPTIEALRNEGFRVIAIDRLGFGRSSKPIIHYNLHIPARNAKRLLDALGIERAAIVGHSMGGMVATRFASTYSETTTHVAMVNQIGLTDSRPGRGWTDADEAYDSVLNGTTYQSVLRGHMRYYPNGWRPEYLEWVKVQYGLTLSGDWPRMARVRAAQRAILYEDPVVYEWQHITTKALVIGGADDRLVADYPARARHVAEELQNAELFLFPTVGHSPQFEIPERFHAELVRFLRSDPDEPADQSWRESDVGRPPGS from the coding sequence ATGCCCATCGCCCGTCGGCTTCTCGCCGCCGCGACGGTCCTCGCCGCCGCCGGACCGCTCTCGGCCCAGACCGAGCCGCCCGCGGAGCCGCCGGCCGACTGGGAGGCGACCGCGATCGACTACAGCAACGTCCCCTACCCGCACCCGGTGTCGTACCTCGATGTGGAGGTCTACGGGAACGACTATCGGCTCGCGTACATGGATGTGGCTCCGGCGGGCGCCCCGAACGGACAGACGGTCGTCCTCTTCCACGGGATGAACTTCTTCGCCGGGGGGTTCCGGCCCACGATCGAGGCGCTGCGGAACGAGGGGTTCCGGGTGATCGCGATCGACCGGCTGGGCTTCGGCCGGTCCTCGAAACCCATCATCCACTACAACCTCCACATCCCCGCCCGGAACGCGAAGCGGCTGCTCGACGCCCTGGGGATCGAGCGCGCCGCGATCGTCGGACATTCGATGGGCGGGATGGTGGCAACCCGATTCGCCTCGACGTATTCCGAGACGACGACGCACGTCGCCATGGTGAACCAGATCGGCCTCACCGACTCCCGTCCCGGCCGGGGGTGGACCGACGCCGACGAAGCTTACGATTCGGTGCTCAACGGAACGACGTATCAGTCGGTCCTGCGCGGACACATGCGCTATTACCCGAACGGCTGGCGCCCGGAGTACCTCGAGTGGGTGAAGGTCCAGTACGGCCTCACGCTGAGCGGAGACTGGCCGCGCATGGCGCGCGTTCGGGCGGCGCAGCGGGCGATCCTGTACGAGGACCCGGTGGTCTACGAGTGGCAGCACATCACGACGAAGGCGCTCGTCATCGGCGGCGCGGACGACCGCCTCGTGGCCGACTATCCGGCGCGCGCGCGCCATGTCGCCGAGGAACTGCAGAACGCGGAACTCTTCCTCTTCCCGACGGTCGGACATTCTCCGCAGTTCGAGATCCCGGAGCGCTTCCACGCGGAGCTGGTCCGGTTCCTGCGCTCCGACCCGGACGAACCCGCCGATCAGTCGTGGCGGGAATCGGACGTCGGCCGGCCGCCGGGTTCGTAG
- a CDS encoding M28 family peptidase: protein MRTRSFAVAAVALSLGVVAPALHAQESAGEAEDPVATLVARLTLDDYKTTLKGLTQFGDRRQGTQRNRDAVDWIEAQLQAFGCTNTERVFYTFPPPRPPDAAPRRTPPRGGTARRRPAPNDGDLTTATGGRVGRRGPGSGGSTIFGYRGRTGVNRDLMAQPDERIRELNREEPVDGERSQVYCTKVGTTNADEMYILGAHMDGHGVNEAVNDDGSGTALVMELARIFSAPDVQTERSIRFVLWNNEETGLNGARAYVAQRHDLQGIEDPPGSGRYPEPRWLGMVQHDMMLWDHGAPGPDGLVSRDQRPEADVNIEFQSNSERADDSMKLAFLFKAANENYATDYPAAVGPHMTNTDSTPFMDIVPAISLRENERGAQVGAGWDPNWHQPTDVWTTYTDDDFRLGLNAAQTTLAAIAQLTGARLDN, encoded by the coding sequence ATGCGTACACGCTCATTCGCCGTGGCGGCCGTCGCCCTCTCCCTCGGAGTCGTCGCACCCGCGCTCCACGCGCAGGAATCCGCCGGCGAAGCGGAGGATCCGGTCGCGACCCTCGTCGCCCGGCTGACGCTCGACGACTACAAGACGACGCTCAAGGGCCTGACGCAGTTCGGCGACCGGCGTCAGGGAACGCAGCGCAACCGGGATGCCGTCGACTGGATCGAGGCGCAGTTGCAGGCGTTCGGCTGCACGAACACGGAGCGCGTCTTCTACACCTTCCCGCCCCCGCGCCCGCCCGACGCGGCGCCCCGGCGAACGCCGCCCCGCGGTGGCACCGCCCGCCGCCGTCCCGCGCCGAACGACGGAGACCTCACCACGGCCACGGGCGGACGCGTGGGACGGCGCGGCCCCGGTTCGGGCGGGAGCACGATCTTCGGCTACCGCGGACGCACGGGCGTGAACCGCGACCTCATGGCCCAGCCCGACGAGCGCATCCGCGAACTCAACCGCGAGGAGCCGGTCGACGGCGAGCGGTCCCAGGTCTACTGCACGAAGGTCGGGACGACGAACGCCGACGAGATGTACATCCTCGGCGCCCACATGGACGGCCACGGCGTGAACGAGGCGGTGAACGACGACGGCTCCGGCACCGCCCTCGTCATGGAACTCGCCCGCATCTTCAGCGCCCCCGACGTGCAGACCGAGCGTTCGATCCGTTTCGTTCTCTGGAACAACGAGGAGACGGGCCTCAACGGGGCGCGAGCCTACGTCGCGCAGCGCCACGACCTGCAGGGGATCGAGGATCCGCCGGGCTCCGGCCGGTACCCCGAACCGCGCTGGCTGGGGATGGTGCAGCACGACATGATGCTCTGGGACCACGGCGCGCCGGGCCCCGACGGCCTGGTGAGCCGGGACCAGCGGCCCGAAGCGGACGTGAACATCGAGTTCCAGTCCAACTCGGAGCGGGCGGACGACTCGATGAAGCTCGCCTTCCTCTTCAAGGCCGCGAACGAGAACTACGCGACGGACTACCCGGCCGCGGTCGGCCCCCACATGACGAACACGGACTCGACCCCGTTCATGGACATCGTGCCGGCGATCAGCCTGCGCGAGAACGAGCGGGGCGCGCAGGTGGGCGCCGGGTGGGACCCGAACTGGCACCAGCCCACGGACGTGTGGACGACGTACACGGACGACGACTTCCGGCTCGGCCTCAACGCCGCGCAGACGACGCTCGCCGCGATCGCTCAGCTCACCGGCGCCAGGCTCGACAACTGA
- a CDS encoding peptidylprolyl isomerase codes for MAATVVPLTAGVAGVASVPATSGDPVLVVVETEMGAFELEVDVDRAPVTAANFLRYVDGGFYDGGTFFRTVHADNQPNDSIRIAVVQGGRNPDTEAETFPPIALERTSETGLLHEDGTVSMARGGPDTATQSFFICIGDQPSLDFGGMRNPDGQGFAAFGRVVAGMDVVLAIHRAPYDAQQLTPPIRITRAYRK; via the coding sequence ATGGCGGCCACCGTTGTGCCGCTCACCGCGGGGGTCGCGGGCGTCGCTTCCGTCCCGGCCACGTCCGGGGACCCGGTCCTCGTCGTCGTCGAGACGGAGATGGGCGCTTTCGAACTCGAAGTGGACGTCGACCGCGCGCCCGTCACCGCGGCCAACTTCCTCCGCTACGTGGACGGCGGGTTCTACGACGGCGGCACCTTCTTCCGGACCGTGCACGCGGACAACCAGCCCAACGACTCCATCCGGATCGCCGTCGTCCAAGGCGGACGGAACCCGGACACGGAGGCCGAGACTTTCCCACCCATCGCGCTGGAACGCACCTCGGAGACCGGGCTCCTGCACGAGGACGGGACGGTCTCGATGGCGCGCGGCGGCCCTGACACCGCCACGCAGAGCTTCTTCATCTGCATCGGCGACCAGCCGTCACTCGACTTCGGCGGCATGCGAAACCCCGACGGCCAGGGCTTCGCCGCCTTCGGGCGCGTCGTGGCCGGCATGGACGTAGTGCTGGCGATCCACCGGGCACCCTACGACGCGCAACAACTCACCCCGCCCATCAGGATCACGAGGGCATACCGCAAGTAG
- a CDS encoding Gfo/Idh/MocA family oxidoreductase yields MSEEKRGPGSRRPPDRDRRSFVKSVAAGSVLAAGAPSLLAGADSGLSSAPAARRTLTREPANRRAAPSDDLGLAVIGAGGMGMADVATALRIPGVKLVAACDVFDGRLEAARERHGDIVTTRDYREILARDDVQAVIVGTPDHWHQPISVDALRAGKAVYCEKPMVHRIEEGHDLIAAEQESGSVFQVGSQGMSSLGNEKAKELYEEGAIGELNYAEGFWARNDPIGAWQYPIPAGASEATVDWKGFLGPAPERPYDPLRIFRWRNYRDYGTGVAGDLFVHLFSSLHFVVSSRGPTRIQAAGGLRYWKDGREVPDVLLGVFDYPETETHPGFNLSLRVNFVDGTSGSTFLRLVGSEGAMDVTWTEVILRKNVAVDPMDAFSQEKMAEAAASADGLPPRVRMLPPAEVRYEVERGYRGAHVDHFFNWFEAIRGGPPVREDATFGLRAAAPALACNLSYFEDRIVHWDPDAMRLV; encoded by the coding sequence ATGAGCGAAGAAAAGAGAGGACCGGGTTCCCGGCGGCCCCCCGACCGCGATCGCCGGAGCTTCGTCAAGTCCGTGGCCGCCGGTTCCGTGCTTGCCGCAGGCGCGCCCTCGCTGCTGGCCGGAGCCGATTCCGGCCTTTCGAGCGCACCCGCCGCCCGCCGCACGCTCACGCGAGAGCCCGCTAACCGTCGTGCGGCGCCGTCCGACGACCTCGGCCTGGCCGTGATCGGCGCCGGCGGGATGGGCATGGCGGACGTCGCGACCGCGCTCCGCATCCCGGGGGTGAAGCTGGTCGCCGCCTGCGACGTATTCGACGGCCGACTCGAAGCCGCGCGCGAGCGGCACGGGGACATCGTCACGACCCGCGACTACCGGGAAATCCTCGCCCGCGATGATGTCCAAGCGGTCATCGTCGGCACCCCCGACCACTGGCACCAGCCGATCTCCGTCGACGCCCTGCGCGCCGGCAAGGCGGTCTACTGCGAGAAGCCGATGGTGCACCGGATCGAGGAGGGGCACGACCTGATCGCGGCCGAGCAGGAGTCCGGGTCCGTCTTCCAGGTGGGGAGCCAGGGGATGAGTTCGCTCGGCAACGAGAAGGCGAAGGAACTCTACGAGGAGGGGGCCATCGGCGAACTCAACTACGCCGAGGGCTTCTGGGCGCGCAACGACCCGATCGGCGCGTGGCAGTACCCGATCCCGGCCGGCGCCTCCGAGGCGACGGTCGACTGGAAGGGTTTCCTCGGACCGGCGCCGGAGCGGCCGTACGACCCGCTGCGGATCTTTCGCTGGCGCAACTACCGCGACTACGGGACGGGCGTGGCGGGCGACCTCTTCGTCCACCTCTTCTCCAGTCTCCACTTCGTCGTGAGTTCGCGCGGCCCGACCCGGATCCAGGCCGCAGGCGGGCTCCGCTACTGGAAGGACGGCCGCGAGGTGCCGGACGTGCTCCTGGGCGTGTTCGATTATCCCGAGACGGAGACGCACCCGGGATTCAACCTCTCGCTGCGCGTGAACTTCGTGGACGGCACCTCGGGCAGCACCTTCCTTCGCCTCGTGGGGAGCGAGGGAGCGATGGACGTCACGTGGACCGAGGTCATCCTCCGCAAGAACGTCGCCGTCGATCCGATGGACGCCTTCTCGCAGGAGAAGATGGCCGAGGCCGCGGCGTCGGCGGACGGGCTCCCGCCGCGGGTCCGGATGCTTCCCCCGGCCGAGGTCCGGTACGAGGTGGAGCGCGGGTATCGCGGCGCCCACGTCGACCACTTCTTCAACTGGTTCGAAGCGATCCGCGGCGGGCCGCCCGTTCGGGAGGACGCGACCTTCGGGCTGCGCGCGGCCGCCCCCGCGCTGGCCTGCAACCTCTCCTACTTCGAGGACCGCATCGTGCACTGGGATCCCGACGCCATGAGGCTCGTCTGA
- a CDS encoding DUF1080 domain-containing protein, protein MVLGAACTEAPEPAADAAGEVPPNTLTDAEREAGWRLLFDGETTAGWRGYNLETFPGTGWAVIDGALVVGATATDPDVAIGGDIVTTESFSDFDLRFEFMLSEVANSGVLYRVIEEEGAAIWYNAPEYQVLDDPAYIEMGTMDMHTHLTGDNYDLHASGEKTLRGPGEWNEGRIRIQNNRVEHWLNGTKTVEYELGSPAWEALVAASKFAPYPRYGRAESGPIGLQDHGRNVWYRNIRIRPLEPVSLFNGENLDGWRVHGTELWYVEEGEGGGEIVCESGPDAEYGYLVTEATYRDFDLTVEFKQEADGNSGVFLRSSVEGTTVSGWQAEVAPPGLFTGGIYESYGRGWLVQPDAELDAALRMGDWNTMRIRADGDRVATWLNGTKMVDFEDDRIGAAEGSVALQIHDGGGIKVRWRNLRITDLGG, encoded by the coding sequence ATGGTTCTGGGGGCAGCTTGCACGGAGGCTCCCGAGCCCGCCGCCGACGCGGCCGGGGAAGTTCCCCCGAACACGCTCACGGACGCCGAACGCGAAGCCGGCTGGCGCCTCCTCTTCGACGGCGAGACGACGGCCGGCTGGCGCGGCTACAACCTCGAGACCTTTCCGGGCACGGGCTGGGCGGTGATCGACGGCGCCCTCGTCGTGGGCGCGACGGCGACCGACCCCGACGTGGCGATCGGCGGCGACATCGTCACGACCGAATCCTTCTCCGACTTCGACCTCCGGTTCGAATTCATGCTCTCGGAGGTTGCGAACAGCGGCGTGCTCTATCGCGTGATCGAAGAGGAGGGCGCCGCGATCTGGTACAACGCGCCCGAATACCAGGTGCTCGACGACCCGGCGTACATCGAGATGGGCACGATGGACATGCACACGCACCTGACCGGGGACAACTACGACCTCCACGCCTCGGGCGAGAAAACGCTCCGCGGTCCCGGCGAGTGGAACGAGGGCCGCATCCGCATCCAGAACAACCGCGTGGAACACTGGCTTAACGGGACGAAGACGGTCGAGTACGAGTTGGGGTCCCCGGCATGGGAGGCGCTCGTCGCCGCGAGCAAGTTCGCTCCCTATCCCCGCTACGGCCGCGCCGAGTCCGGGCCGATCGGCCTCCAGGACCACGGGCGCAACGTCTGGTACCGCAACATCCGGATCCGTCCCCTCGAACCCGTCTCTCTCTTCAACGGCGAGAACCTCGACGGCTGGCGCGTGCACGGGACCGAACTCTGGTACGTGGAAGAGGGAGAAGGAGGCGGGGAAATCGTGTGCGAAAGCGGCCCCGACGCGGAGTACGGCTATCTGGTCACTGAAGCGACCTACCGCGACTTCGACCTCACCGTCGAGTTCAAGCAGGAGGCGGACGGGAACAGCGGCGTCTTCCTGCGCTCCAGCGTGGAAGGGACGACGGTGAGCGGCTGGCAGGCCGAGGTCGCGCCCCCGGGCCTGTTCACCGGCGGCATCTACGAGTCGTACGGCCGCGGCTGGCTCGTGCAGCCCGACGCGGAACTCGACGCCGCGCTCCGCATGGGTGACTGGAACACGATGCGTATCCGCGCCGACGGCGACCGCGTAGCGACGTGGTTGAACGGCACGAAGATGGTCGACTTCGAGGATGACCGGATCGGCGCCGCCGAGGGCTCCGTCGCGCTCCAGATCCACGACGGCGGCGGCATCAAGGTCCGCTGGCGCAACCTGAGAATCACCGACCTTGGCGGCTGA
- a CDS encoding MBL fold metallo-hydrolase, producing MTVHTLDARTSIVDLKFRGFDLAIGTGVLETGDGIALVDPGPTTCLAALEAGLGEAGFGLADVRAVLLTHIHLDHATAAGTIVSRVPEARVYVHPVGAIHMIRPERLLASAGRIYGDLMETLWGEFLPVPAESVTEVDEGDTVQLGDRTLCVAYTPGHAKHHVAYFEEDGGTAWVGDAGGIRIPPGGVIPVTPVPDIDVEAWNASMERVMEWDPGRIIPTHFGAVEDPAAHFAELRDELARWARTVRESLGNEDPADPNTSADPARARTFAAWVEEDLRGRMPAEPVDTYVNAFGAGDSWWGLARYWRKRAAAT from the coding sequence ATGACGGTCCACACCCTCGACGCTCGGACTTCCATCGTCGATCTGAAGTTCCGGGGCTTCGATCTTGCGATCGGGACCGGCGTTCTCGAGACCGGGGACGGGATCGCGCTCGTCGACCCCGGGCCCACGACCTGTCTCGCGGCGCTGGAGGCCGGGCTCGGGGAGGCCGGGTTCGGCCTCGCGGACGTGCGCGCCGTCCTGCTCACGCACATCCACCTCGACCACGCCACGGCGGCCGGGACGATCGTGAGCCGAGTGCCGGAAGCGCGGGTCTACGTTCACCCCGTGGGGGCGATCCACATGATCCGGCCCGAGCGTCTCCTCGCCTCCGCCGGCCGCATCTACGGCGATCTGATGGAGACGCTTTGGGGAGAGTTCCTCCCCGTGCCCGCGGAGTCGGTCACCGAAGTGGACGAGGGAGACACCGTTCAACTCGGCGATCGCACGCTGTGCGTCGCCTATACGCCCGGCCATGCGAAACACCACGTCGCCTATTTCGAGGAAGACGGGGGGACGGCGTGGGTGGGCGATGCGGGCGGCATCCGCATCCCGCCGGGAGGCGTGATCCCGGTCACCCCGGTACCCGACATCGACGTCGAAGCGTGGAACGCGAGCATGGAGCGGGTCATGGAGTGGGATCCCGGCCGCATCATCCCGACGCACTTCGGGGCGGTCGAGGATCCGGCCGCCCATTTCGCGGAACTCCGCGACGAACTCGCGCGCTGGGCCCGCACCGTGCGCGAGTCGCTGGGGAACGAGGACCCGGCGGACCCGAACACGTCGGCCGACCCGGCACGGGCCCGGACCTTCGCGGCGTGGGTGGAGGAAGACCTGCGCGGGCGCATGCCGGCGGAGCCGGTGGACACCTACGTCAACGCGTTCGGCGCGGGCGACTCCTGGTGGGGCCTCGCCCGCTACTGGCGCAAGCGAGCCGCGGCCACATGA
- a CDS encoding VOC family protein, producing the protein MIDERVSGSAWRILAVSASVLAGTAATALAQEPPAACVAPGSSLRLDHVPVAVGDLEALSQRLTSEFGFHVQDGRRDTNGLETAEIGFGDGTRLELRTVSGSGDPDADTTEVRRYADLIVDGGGGAYLALSGSDGTRRDELFAVARDVEPDLAAAGSGAERRAAFPPDHPLHAVFFVDPEPGAREPPDMSGALEQHPNGARGLQAVWVMVEDPERLTRFLLAFGARDCGPSRHPEHLYGRAVGLRGGTVYVVDARLWMADPGSAPVVSLTVRGGPESVADNIVLGNAGGLWIELRPSEENG; encoded by the coding sequence ATGATCGACGAAAGAGTTTCGGGCTCCGCGTGGCGCATCCTCGCTGTGAGCGCAAGCGTGCTGGCCGGAACGGCGGCGACCGCGCTGGCGCAGGAACCGCCGGCGGCGTGCGTCGCGCCGGGCTCCTCGCTGCGCCTCGACCACGTACCGGTCGCCGTCGGTGATCTCGAGGCCCTGTCGCAGCGGCTCACCAGCGAGTTCGGCTTCCACGTCCAGGATGGGCGACGCGACACAAACGGCTTGGAGACGGCAGAGATCGGGTTCGGCGACGGGACCCGGCTCGAACTCAGGACCGTCAGCGGCTCGGGTGACCCGGACGCCGACACCACCGAGGTGCGGCGCTATGCGGATCTGATCGTCGATGGCGGGGGCGGGGCCTACCTGGCTCTCTCCGGGAGCGACGGGACCCGCCGGGATGAGCTCTTCGCCGTTGCCCGGGACGTCGAACCCGATCTCGCGGCCGCCGGTTCCGGCGCGGAGCGAAGGGCGGCCTTCCCTCCGGACCATCCGCTGCATGCGGTGTTCTTCGTCGACCCCGAGCCGGGTGCCCGGGAGCCGCCGGACATGTCCGGGGCGCTCGAACAACACCCGAACGGGGCCCGGGGGTTGCAGGCCGTCTGGGTCATGGTGGAAGACCCGGAGCGCCTCACGCGGTTCCTGCTCGCCTTCGGGGCCCGCGATTGCGGCCCGTCGCGCCACCCCGAGCACCTGTATGGCCGCGCCGTCGGCCTCCGCGGCGGGACCGTGTACGTCGTCGACGCACGCCTGTGGATGGCCGACCCCGGCTCGGCACCGGTGGTGTCGCTGACCGTTCGCGGCGGACCCGAGTCCGTCGCCGACAACATCGTGCTCGGAAACGCCGGCGGACTCTGGATCGAACTGCGCCCTTCCGAGGAGAACGGATGA
- a CDS encoding DinB family protein, translating to MKRPGPDEHGDYYSTYIDRVPDDRSLVDVLGEAPDALDALLGDLPAERENFAYEPGKWTCREVLGHVIDAERLFSYRALHIARADSAELPGMDQEEWATASNAAGRPIRELLHEFRALRAANAAFFASLDDETLSRRGVASGAECTVRALIHIIAGHELHHRDVLRERYLAAPAAD from the coding sequence ATGAAACGACCCGGACCCGACGAGCACGGCGACTACTACTCCACCTACATCGACCGCGTGCCGGACGACCGGTCGCTCGTCGACGTCCTCGGCGAAGCGCCCGATGCCCTCGACGCGCTTCTCGGGGACCTCCCGGCCGAGCGCGAGAACTTCGCCTACGAACCCGGGAAGTGGACGTGCCGCGAAGTCCTGGGTCACGTGATCGATGCCGAGCGGCTCTTCTCCTACCGCGCGCTCCACATCGCCCGCGCGGATTCGGCGGAACTGCCGGGGATGGATCAGGAGGAATGGGCTACGGCCTCCAACGCGGCCGGCCGTCCCATCCGGGAGCTGCTGCACGAATTCCGGGCGCTGCGCGCCGCGAACGCGGCCTTCTTCGCCTCGCTCGACGACGAGACGCTCTCGCGCCGAGGGGTCGCGAGCGGCGCCGAGTGTACGGTCCGGGCGCTCATCCATATCATCGCCGGCCACGAGCTTCACCACCGGGACGTACTCCGGGAGCGATACCTGGCCGCCCCCGCCGCGGACTGA